Proteins from a genomic interval of Candidatus Thorarchaeota archaeon:
- a CDS encoding trypsin-like peptidase domain-containing protein, translating into MIALFAELERRVIAVVENVVPSVVSVTTTNLARDQFYRVVPVAGQGSGVVLTDSGFVVTNAHVVANAQDVQVTLSDGRTFKAVVVGQSRIRDLALLKIDATGLKPIELGDSDALKVGQFSIAVGNPLGLGTTVTFGMVSALERTIQGPDQFLEGLIQTSAQINPGNSGGALVDTDGKLIGVPTAMIAWTQGIGFALAVNRIKEAFDELVETGTVSTPWMGVVGVTLNRGMAANYGLSVDKGALLVEIPRGPAWAAGLRPGDVIVKAEGTKIDGMEDLRRVILRKRVGEKLLVTFQRSRDVFEVYVQLQAMP; encoded by the coding sequence TTGATTGCGTTGTTTGCAGAGCTCGAGAGACGTGTCATTGCTGTTGTTGAGAACGTGGTGCCAAGCGTCGTCAGTGTGACCACAACGAACCTTGCCAGAGACCAGTTCTATCGAGTGGTGCCTGTCGCCGGGCAGGGGTCTGGGGTCGTGCTGACAGACAGTGGCTTTGTGGTGACCAACGCGCATGTGGTGGCTAATGCGCAGGACGTTCAGGTGACGTTGAGCGATGGAAGGACGTTCAAGGCCGTGGTGGTAGGTCAGTCGAGAATCAGGGACCTCGCGCTTCTCAAGATAGACGCGACGGGTCTGAAACCAATTGAGCTTGGCGACTCCGATGCACTCAAGGTTGGTCAGTTCTCCATCGCAGTAGGAAACCCACTTGGTCTTGGAACAACCGTGACATTCGGCATGGTCAGCGCGTTGGAGAGAACAATACAGGGGCCCGACCAGTTCCTCGAGGGACTCATTCAGACGTCCGCACAGATCAATCCCGGCAACTCTGGTGGAGCATTGGTCGACACTGATGGGAAGCTCATCGGAGTTCCGACGGCGATGATTGCGTGGACTCAGGGCATTGGTTTTGCTCTGGCCGTCAACAGAATCAAAGAGGCCTTTGACGAGCTTGTGGAGACGGGTACCGTGAGCACTCCGTGGATGGGCGTGGTGGGCGTGACGCTCAACCGTGGCATGGCTGCCAACTACGGTCTCTCCGTCGACAAGGGTGCGCTGCTTGTAGAGATTCCCCGTGGACCTGCTTGGGCAGCAGGCCTGCGTCCGGGCGATGTGATCGTGAAGGCAGAGGGCACCAAGATTGATGGCATGGAGGACCTCCGACGAGTCATACTCAGGAAGCGAGTCGGCGAGAAGCTGTTGGTGACCTTTCAGCGCAGTCGTGATGTCTTCGAAGTCTACGTGCAGCTCCAGGCAATGCCGTGA
- a CDS encoding HEAT repeat domain-containing protein has translation MDLKDLLKKAGKGLLVTAASVVAGATLGPLAAGAVGSFLSKSMGQIGVAVSQEIIDEILIEKIQGSAEQIVELATPKKTEETAQEIAQKTGLPVEDITAALQYSLRELQGELNGIVMELSGNSMLLAQVLQMASETGTKIDQMMSEQSRASDAIEAILQRLGSMERGLDISFRRFITSYSEPAKLDYKRLQVISQLQRQRTVIASGFGIRYDPSMYVPRTAEESNFNKFVGEAGMTDRNIFVVLGNVGLGKTWFMARMSSQSLEAGFPTFFVPLSHGIKALTSVFQVETLPALVDLIDPILDAAKEHAFIFLDGLDEMDPSNIRALMGALATARSDSVSFVLSCRVADWTSNRAIVRGADEIKYFIYDVPQATAAARGLRVNTPVSVLMSEFTETEMKAAMRKYGLPEAVPFDLLPLLSRPYIMRLSADWYRQVGSLPSPSSPEFLDLFAGGPEYTDSVFRRLGILTERDSLYATVEKLIQAQKEHLQLFELPIEPESTTFSTLVSSGMLRITLDRSGTLVSVNPEFFIPLCSLAILRYQGDASKVDNLLGQLERYMPDKAQIISRIVKDVAFPDSMATPPEKPVGPTSSVTTTGTGTPGSEPAAKPDKEPAIVGREPTPPPPSTAPPSTPPKKAFGQFGFGRPAAASVTPPAEPPSTTPPKKGLGQSFGRPASTTPAREVSAPSSAAVPVGSVYPEPVRQLFFLLNDRDIHVKRAAAMAMGLALSTVQDPKERLKVLSPYLDDSDTELRTGALWGIATAAATLKDPNERIQALQPLVSDGEWAIRRNAAFGMCIATGRMTKVADRKAVYEPLLANVDGQVRSGALEGLGFAAMSYDNPDDVIQLLEKSLTDSFDHVRGAAALGLGLVHSAKAECAAAVDKLSPLPQKGHGRVRIGALLSLCLIGSKMPDCSGVVRTVTPLLKHKESDLRSAAAVGLGLASFGLPDPTDMDDLLEPLLKDDEPDVRFAAALGLGLVATKVANPGVKLKPLTSHKDEFVRAGAAIGLGLVATRFPDPTDMLSLLKDLAKDTERSVRKSAVLGIGLAATKLKGDKRFEVIKPFTADSDPAVRRSAALALGVACTEAEIPVGTILGEVFWGNTPLQHDECVVAGIATSLRLRYGF, from the coding sequence ATGGACCTGAAGGATCTGTTGAAGAAGGCCGGCAAGGGTCTACTTGTCACTGCTGCAAGTGTGGTGGCGGGGGCCACACTTGGTCCTCTGGCTGCAGGCGCCGTTGGCAGCTTCCTCTCGAAGTCCATGGGCCAGATTGGTGTGGCTGTCTCACAAGAGATCATTGACGAGATACTCATTGAGAAGATTCAAGGGTCGGCCGAACAGATAGTGGAGCTTGCGACTCCGAAGAAGACGGAAGAGACTGCGCAGGAGATTGCGCAGAAGACGGGACTGCCCGTTGAAGATATCACGGCGGCTCTTCAGTACAGTCTGAGAGAGCTACAGGGCGAGCTCAATGGAATCGTTATGGAGCTAAGCGGAAACAGCATGCTTCTCGCACAGGTCCTTCAGATGGCAAGCGAAACCGGCACGAAGATTGACCAGATGATGAGTGAACAGAGTCGAGCTAGTGATGCCATCGAGGCGATACTTCAGAGGCTTGGCTCGATGGAACGTGGACTGGACATCTCGTTCAGGCGCTTCATCACCTCCTACTCAGAGCCAGCGAAACTCGACTACAAGCGACTCCAAGTCATAAGCCAGCTGCAGAGACAGAGGACCGTGATAGCCTCCGGCTTCGGCATCAGGTATGATCCCTCCATGTATGTCCCCAGAACCGCTGAGGAGTCAAACTTCAACAAGTTTGTTGGCGAGGCGGGCATGACGGACCGCAACATTTTCGTCGTGCTCGGAAACGTCGGTCTGGGCAAGACATGGTTCATGGCACGAATGTCAAGTCAAAGTCTTGAGGCCGGCTTTCCAACATTCTTCGTTCCACTCTCACACGGTATCAAGGCATTGACCAGTGTGTTTCAGGTTGAGACCCTCCCTGCTCTAGTTGACCTCATCGACCCAATCCTGGATGCTGCGAAGGAACACGCGTTCATCTTCCTTGATGGATTGGACGAGATGGACCCATCAAACATCCGCGCGCTTATGGGCGCACTTGCAACAGCTCGAAGCGACTCCGTGTCGTTCGTCCTCTCTTGCCGAGTCGCCGACTGGACATCAAACAGAGCCATTGTGAGGGGTGCTGATGAGATAAAGTACTTCATCTACGATGTGCCTCAGGCAACCGCAGCTGCGCGAGGATTGAGAGTCAACACGCCAGTGTCGGTCTTGATGTCAGAGTTTACCGAGACCGAGATGAAGGCAGCAATGCGCAAGTACGGTCTCCCGGAGGCAGTACCATTTGACCTGCTTCCGCTGCTGAGCAGACCCTACATCATGCGTCTATCCGCGGACTGGTACAGACAGGTTGGGTCGCTGCCGTCGCCATCCTCTCCCGAGTTCCTCGACCTCTTTGCAGGTGGCCCCGAATACACGGACTCGGTCTTCAGAAGGTTGGGCATCCTCACGGAACGCGACTCGCTCTATGCCACCGTCGAGAAGCTGATTCAGGCACAGAAAGAACACCTGCAGCTGTTCGAACTGCCAATCGAACCCGAGTCGACTACGTTCAGCACGCTGGTCTCCTCGGGTATGTTACGAATAACACTGGACCGGAGCGGAACTCTGGTCTCAGTGAACCCTGAGTTCTTCATCCCTCTCTGTTCACTGGCGATACTTCGGTACCAGGGGGACGCTTCGAAGGTAGACAATCTCCTAGGCCAGCTCGAAAGGTATATGCCTGACAAGGCGCAGATCATATCTAGGATCGTCAAGGATGTGGCCTTCCCAGATTCGATGGCCACCCCACCTGAGAAGCCAGTGGGACCCACGTCCTCTGTGACCACTACCGGGACAGGTACTCCTGGGTCGGAGCCCGCTGCCAAGCCTGACAAGGAACCAGCGATAGTAGGGCGCGAGCCGACTCCTCCCCCCCCGTCGACGGCGCCCCCATCCACACCCCCGAAGAAAGCATTCGGGCAGTTCGGGTTCGGACGACCCGCAGCTGCGAGTGTAACGCCTCCGGCGGAGCCCCCGTCCACCACGCCACCGAAGAAGGGTCTGGGGCAGTCCTTCGGACGACCCGCATCTACGACCCCGGCGCGAGAAGTCTCCGCACCCAGCTCGGCAGCGGTGCCGGTGGGATCAGTCTATCCTGAACCTGTGAGGCAGCTCTTCTTCCTACTCAACGACCGGGATATCCATGTGAAGAGAGCCGCAGCTATGGCGATGGGTCTTGCTCTGTCGACTGTCCAAGACCCCAAAGAGCGACTGAAGGTGCTGTCACCATATCTTGATGACAGCGACACCGAACTGCGTACTGGTGCGCTATGGGGTATCGCCACTGCAGCAGCCACTCTGAAAGACCCCAACGAGCGCATTCAGGCTCTTCAACCCCTTGTGAGTGACGGTGAATGGGCAATACGCAGGAATGCGGCGTTCGGTATGTGCATCGCCACTGGGAGAATGACTAAGGTTGCCGATAGGAAGGCCGTCTACGAACCGCTTCTCGCAAATGTCGACGGACAAGTCAGAAGCGGTGCGCTTGAGGGACTCGGATTTGCAGCAATGTCATACGACAACCCAGACGATGTGATTCAGCTTCTCGAGAAGTCGCTCACAGACTCTTTTGACCATGTTCGAGGAGCTGCTGCATTGGGTCTTGGGTTGGTACACTCTGCAAAGGCGGAGTGTGCCGCCGCCGTCGACAAGCTGAGCCCACTCCCCCAGAAGGGCCATGGAAGAGTTCGCATTGGAGCACTGCTGTCGCTCTGTCTAATCGGCAGCAAAATGCCGGACTGCTCCGGAGTAGTCCGGACAGTGACACCGCTGCTAAAGCACAAGGAGTCTGATCTCAGAAGCGCGGCCGCCGTGGGACTTGGACTGGCCTCCTTTGGTCTGCCGGATCCGACCGACATGGACGACCTGCTAGAGCCGCTACTGAAAGATGATGAACCCGATGTCCGTTTCGCAGCTGCCCTCGGCTTGGGTCTGGTCGCTACGAAGGTGGCCAATCCTGGAGTGAAGCTGAAGCCGCTCACATCACACAAGGATGAGTTCGTGCGAGCTGGCGCAGCGATTGGTCTGGGGTTGGTGGCCACTCGCTTCCCAGACCCCACAGATATGCTCAGTCTCCTCAAGGACCTTGCAAAGGACACCGAACGGTCCGTTCGCAAGTCTGCAGTTCTTGGCATCGGGCTGGCTGCCACAAAACTCAAGGGCGACAAGAGGTTCGAAGTCATCAAGCCCTTCACGGCCGACTCGGACCCCGCTGTCAGAAGATCTGCTGCATTGGCGTTAGGTGTTGCGTGCACAGAGGCCGAGATCCCTGTGGGCACAATCCTCGGCGAGGTCTTCTGGGGCAACACGCCTCTTCAGCATGACGAGTGTGTCGTGGCAGGCATAGCGACTAGTCTTCGTCTTCGCTACGGCTTCTAG
- a CDS encoding GTPase domain-containing protein — protein MLIDHETRTIGLKIVFFGPAMSGKTTAVKWLFEALGLAERLSSVENTLGRTMFFDFGTIPIPLGKDWTVNAQIWSATGQDYYSSTRSTVLMGTDGLVFVADSNPTLMQENLQSWRELMQMLPDDGTRIPVVVCLNKQDLPDAVSEETLRTSLNIEESVPVYRVVAKNGTNVAEAVHRVLQDTIRDAISRV, from the coding sequence ATGCTGATTGACCATGAGACGCGAACAATAGGTCTCAAGATTGTCTTCTTTGGTCCTGCCATGAGTGGGAAGACGACAGCTGTCAAGTGGCTGTTTGAGGCACTGGGTCTCGCCGAGCGGTTGTCCAGCGTGGAGAACACACTTGGACGCACAATGTTCTTTGATTTCGGGACGATACCTATTCCGCTTGGAAAGGACTGGACTGTGAATGCTCAGATCTGGTCCGCCACAGGGCAGGACTACTATTCGTCCACCCGATCCACAGTGCTGATGGGGACTGATGGACTTGTCTTCGTTGCGGACTCCAATCCGACGCTGATGCAGGAGAATCTGCAGAGCTGGAGAGAGCTCATGCAGATGCTTCCCGACGATGGGACGCGCATACCTGTCGTTGTCTGCCTGAACAAGCAAGACCTTCCTGATGCGGTGTCCGAGGAGACTCTGAGGACCTCTCTCAACATCGAGGAGTCGGTCCCAGTATACAGAGTTGTGGCAAAGAACGGGACCAATGTCGCCGAAGCGGTTCATCGCGTGCTGCAGGACACAATCAGGGATGCAATCTCACGTGTCTGA